Below is a genomic region from Candidatus Methylomirabilis tolerans.
GAAACTGGCAGACGCACGGGACTCAAAATCCCGCGGGCTTCGGCCCATGAGGGTTCGACCCCCTCCCCCGGCACCAACACAACCACACGGTAAGATGTATTTCCGTGCTAACCTCTCTTTCTCAGAGAGGCCGTCTTGAGGTCGTACAGGTGCTGCTCGCGCAGGGCGCGAAGGAAGGACGACCATGAGCGACGATGTGAACGCCGCAGACAAACACGGCATAACAGTCTTAATGAAAGCATGTCAGGACGGCCGTCCCGAGGCCGTGCAAGCACTGATCGCGCAGGGCGCGCAGGTAAACGCCAGAGATGAGTATGGCTGGTCGGCCTTGATGAGAGCGTCTCTGAGAGGCCGTCTTGAGGTCGTCCAGGCGCTGCTTGCGGCTGGCGCGTATGTGCACGTCAAATCTGACGGGGGCTGGTCGGCCTTGATGAGAGCGGCTCTGGCAGGCCATCTTGAGGTCGTCCAGGCGCTGCTTGCGGCTGGCGCGGATGTGAACGCCCAACAGGACAATGGCGCAACGGCCTTGATATGGGCGTCTCAGGAAGGCCATCGCGAGGTCGTCCAGGCGCTGCTTGCGGCGGGCGCGAATGTACACGCCAAAACCAACAAGGGCGTAACGGCCTCGATGATAGCGTTTAATAGGGGCGAGGACGAGATCGTGCAGATCCTCAAGGAAGCCGGGGCAAAGGAATAGCCCTCAAGGAAGATTGCCAATGGTAATGGGGGGGTCTGGTCACCCTCATATGTTTGCGCAACCGGTTGTGTGGCAGCATGAAGAAGCTCTTATCAATCGCAATCGGTGAAGGCGTGCGAGTGGCTCGTCTACGCGATACTCCTTCCATCGAACAGCGCTCAACGCTTCCCGTGATCATTCAAGGTGGCATGGGTGCCGCTGTCTCCAATTGGCGGCTGGCCAACGCCGTGGCACGAACCGGCCAATTGGGGGTCGTCTCCGGCACCGGCCTCGATACGGTGTTCGTGCGTCGCTTGCAGGATGGCGATTGCGGCGGCCACATGCGGCGGGGGATGGAACAGTTCCCGATCCGTCGCGCTGCAGACGAGGCCATGCGCCGCTACTATCGTCCCGAGGGTCGGGCGCCGGGTGAGCCGTACACGATGCTTCCCCTGTACCGGCAGGTGGTTGCTCCCGCTCGGCACGAGCTCACCATGCTGGCCGCGTTCGTCGAAGTGTTCCTCGCCAGGGAGGGACACGATGCCCCGGTTGGGATCAATCTGCTCACCAAAATTCAGCTACTGACGCTGCCGACGCTCTACGGTGCGATGCTCGCCGGGGTCGGCTACGTCCTGATGGGCGCCGGTATCCCGCGAGAGATCGCAGGAGCGCTCGACCTGCTTGCCGGACACCACACGGCCCGGCTCCGATTCGACGTGGAGGGACTCCCCTCCGACGCCGTCGAATACCTCGAGTTTGATCCCAGCGCCCATTGGGAGACGCCGCCGGCGCCACTCGTGCGGCCGAAGTTCTTCCCGATCGTCGCGAGTAACTCCCTGGCGACGATGCTCGCCCGCAAGGCGATCGGCCATGTGGACGGATTCGTAATCGAGGGCCCCACCGCCGGCGGCCACAACGCCCCGCCCCGCGGGGAACCACGATTCAACGAGCGCGGCGAGCCGATCTACGGCAAATGCGACGAGGTGGACCTCGCAAAGATCCGAAACCTCGGGCTGCCGTTCTGGGTGGCGGGTGGGGCCGGACACCCCGATCGCCTGGTTGCGGCGCGCAAGGCGGGAGCCGCCGGAGTCCAAGTCGGGACACTTTTCGCCTTCTGCGATGAATCGGGACTCGCTGAGCCGATCAAGCGCTCGGTGCTCGCTCACGCGGCCCGCGGCGAGGTGGACGTTCGCACGGAGCCTCGCGCATCACCCACCGGTTTTCCAATCAAGGTCGTGGAGTGGGCTGAGAATCCCGCCGTGGGTGTCACGCGCGAGCGGGTCTGCGATCTGGGGTACCTGCGCGTCGCCTGCATGGCGGCGGATGGGAAAGTAGACTACCGATGCCCTAGTGAGCCTGAGGCCGACTACGTGAAGAAGGGCGGTAAAATGGAGGACACAATCGGCCGCCAGTGCCTGTGCAACGCGCTGCTCTCTGTCGTCGGGTACCCGCAGACCCGTGATGACGGCACCGTGGAGCCGCCGATCGTCACCGGTGGCGATGACCTTATCACCATCGGCGCCTTCCTGCGTGGTCGGACGAGCTATACCGCTGCGGACGTCGTTGCCTATCTGTTGTCAGATTGTCATGAAACCTAGGGCCGTTCGGCTTTACACGGACGAGAAGCTGACGGACTCGCCGGACACTATTCGAGCAAGCGAGCCGGTCGCGTCAGCGACTGGCTCGCTTGCTCGAAACGATTTCCAGCTTTGTCCTCATTGAGACAGAAGTTGCAGGAGTGAGTTCGCGGTGCCCAAGCAGTCGTCTCCTTGCTGAGGGGGGCCAGCGGTTATCAAAAACCTATCACGATGGGGTTATGGTCATGAAGGTACAAAGCATCACGCTTGCCGTCATGCTTGCGGTGGGATTCATGGTGAGTTCCGCCACGACCGCATCGGCGGAAGATGTGAAGTACGATTTGAAACCGACAACGACAATGAAGGCTCTCCTCACGGATTCTATCGGCAAACGTATGGCGTTGCGGCTGGAGTCCGGAGAGGAAATAGAAGGGACGGTGTCCGTAGTTGGCGACCATCTGGTCCTGGTCTCGAAACTTTCGAAGAGAGATTTTTTTGATGCCTTTGTCAATATCGACCGGATCAGCGCGGTGATTATCAGGGCACGGTAACGTTGGCGTAAAAGCTCTTGCCTTTAGTGCGGCTCTCTGGTATAAGGCGAAGACGTCTTCAGTCAGACTGATCTGTAGGGGCGCGGCTTGGCTCGTCTGTTCTGAATTGGGTGAGCCCTGCCCCTATGGAAGGTCTTTCGATACCCTCACGAGGTCTTTGTCGATGCCACGCTACCTCTTGCCTGTCCTGTTGGCGCTCTTCGTCCTTACCCTCCCCTGCTTCATGCCGGCAGTCTCGGCCCAGGACACAGAATCCCGGGGCCTCCTCGATAAGATCAACGAGATCAAATCAACCGTTCGGGTCGAGGCAAATGAAATCGAGCGCCGCGAGCGTGACAAGTTTACCATCGCGAGAGGCGACGTCCGGATCCGGATGGAGAACCGTATCCTTAATGCCGATGAAGTCGAGTTGGACCAGGTTCAGGAGATCATCCGAGCCAGGGGGCGAGTTCAACTCATCGATGGGGCAAGCCGTCTGGATGGCGACCGGTTTGAATACCACTACCGCACTAATACGGGTGTCATGTATCAGGCTAAAGGGGCGATGCCCCCTGCGACCGTCTTTCAAGGCGTCGAGATTCATAAGGAAGGGGATCGCAGATATCGGCTGATCCAGGGCAGCTTTACCTCCTGCCGCATCTGCCAGCCTGAGCCGGGCGGCGTCGATTGGGAGATCTGGGCAAAAGAGGCGGTAGTCGAACAAGACGAGTATCTCGAGGCAAAGTCGGCGTCTTTGTGGATTCGGGGCATCCCGTCTCTGTATACCCCGTACATCACCTATCCTATCGGGCCACGGCGCACCGGCCTTCTTATTCCCCGGATCGGCGGTGGCGGGAAGTCAGGATTCACCTATAAGCAGCCTTTCTTCTGGGCCATCGATGAGTCTCAGGACCTGACCCTGACCGGCATCTACCGAACCGATCGTGGCGCGGAGGGCCAGGCTACCTACAGATACGTTCTAGGGCCGGAGGCGAGTGGCTTGGTGGAGGGCCGGGTGCTCCAGGATCGGCGGAGTGAGGACCAGAGTGAGGTGCGAGCATCCATCATCGCCCGTCACGATCAGCAATGGAGCCCGGAGTTGAGCCTGAAAAGTGACATCAATTACGTCAGCGACCGGCGGATTCAACGAAGATTTCCCGAGACCCCGCCCGAGTTACGAACCTCGAACCTCACCAACTCGCGAATCTTCCTGACGCAGATATGGTCGAATTATGGCCTGCAATTCCTGGTCGACGATACCCGCACTCTTGAGCCGGACATCACCGACAGCCGTCTGAGTCGACTGCCCACACTGAACTTCTCCGCCTTTCCACAGCATCTGTTCGGCTCGCCGATCCTTCTGGAGACACAACTCTCCGGGACCTATCTGCAGCGGAAAGAGACTACGGACAGTGGCCGCGCTGATCTGTTTCCGAAGCTCTCGCTCCCGTGGCGCCTGCTGCCATGGGCGACTATGACGCCCTCGATCGGCTTTCGGGAGACCGCGTACACAAACCGTACAGATGGAGTGGGGGGTGGTACGAGCCGGGAGCTGTTTGAGGCGCGCAACGAGCTGCAGGCCCGATTCCTCCGCGGATTTGAAGTGGCAAGCGGACGGGTCGATCGGGTGGTCCATCTGCTTGAACCGCGCATCAGCTACTGGTTCATCAATCCTGTGGGTCAGCAGAGGATCCCGCAGTTTGATAACGTCGATTTTGTCAGCCCACAGAACAGGGTGACCTATTCTCTCACGAACCGCCTGCTGGCCAAGCTCAAAGAGGCCGACGGGTCCATCCGAACCCATGAACTCCTCTCCTTTTCACTCAGCCAGAGTGTCAACCTGAATCGCCGAACGCGAACCTTTTCTGATCTCTTTCTGAATGCGCTGACACCGGAACGGATCGATCAGGCCGTTCGTGAGGCAAAAGCCACATCGTTAGGCAATGGGTTCACGCGGGTACCGGAGCGACGCCTTTCAAACCTGGTAGCCGACCTCCGCGCCTCTCCCTTGCAGAATCTGGCATTCTATGGGGTCACCGCCATCAACACTGAAAGGAACCGGGTAGATGGAATTGAGGCTGGAGTCCGGTTTGCCTATCCCGAGTATGGGCGGATAGATCTGGCCCATACCTTCATCCGCGGTGGCGACACGGCCGATCAGCCCGATTCATCTCCATTTCACGATCGGAAGACTTCCGGCATTATTGGCCGGTTGCTGCTCACGCCGCTCAAGAACGTTGCCATCAACTATCTCGGTCGCTATGATCCACGCCGAAACCAAAGTTTAGAGAACAATGTGGTCCTGAGCTACGCCACCTGCTGCTGGATGGTGGGGCTTCATTTCGTTAACCGCGCAGAAGTGCCGGGGATCAGAGGTTCGGAGAACAGTGTCGAGTTCTTCCTCGACCTGCTGACCGGCGGGGCCCCTCCACCCCCAGAGCGAGGAGCCCAGTACCTGAGGCGCTAAAGGCAGTTGACCGAAACTGGGTGGCACGGGTAAACTAATTGGTTATGAGAAGGCGACTACCCCTTAAGGGGTAGTCTCTTTGAGGAGGAGCCATGTACTACCCGGTATTTCGGCCACGGCGCTTGCGCCAGAATGAGACTCTTCGTCGACTGGTTCGAGAGACCCACCTGCATCGTGACGATCTGATTCAGCCGCTCTTCGTCGTCCATGGACGAGGTGTGCGTCAGGAAATCCCCTCGATGCCTGGCTGTTACCATCTTTCGGTGGATGAGCTGGCCAAGGAGGCGAAAGAGGTAGCTGCGATGGGTATTCCCGGGATCATCCTGTTTGGTCTTCCGGCCGCGAAAGATGCCGTGGGCTCCGAAGCCTACGCTGAGGATGGCGTTGTCCAACAGGCGGTACGGGCGGTCAAGGACACTGTCTCTGACCTCCTGGTGATCACGGACGTCTGTTTATGCGAGTACACGAGCCATGGTCACTGCGGTGTCGTGGAGCGTGGGCAGGTCAAGAACGATCCCACGCTGGAACTGCTGGCCAGAACGGCGCTCTCTCATGCCGAGTCCGGCGTCGATATGGTTGCGCCATCCGACATGATGGATGGTCGGGTAGCAGCCATCCGAGAGACGCTGGATGAAGAGGGGTTCGAGAATACGCCGATCATGGCCTATTCGGCTAAGTATGCCAGCGCCTTCTACGGCCCGTTCCGCGAGGCGGCTGCCGCGGCCCCCCAATTCGGCGATCGTCGTTCCTACCAGATGGATCCGGCCAACAGCGACGAGGCGCTTCGAGAGGTGGGACTTGACCTGGAGGAGGGGGCAGACATCGTAATGGTGAAGCCGGCCCTCCCGTACCTGGATATCCTCTGGCGGGTGAAGGAGGAATTCGGTGGGCCGGTCGCGGCCTATCACGTGAGCGGCGAGTACGCCATGCTGAAGGCGGCCGGGCAGCTCGGGTGGATCGATGAGGAGCGAGTCTTGATGGAAACGCTGACGTCGATCAAGCGGGCCGGCGCCGATCTGATCCTGACCTATGCGGCAAAGGAGGCTGCGCGCCTGCTGGAGAACAGGCCATGACCAACGCTCCCGTGCGCCGCACACAGACCGGTCCTCGCTCGAAGGCGCTCTTTGAAGAGGCCGCGCTTCTCATGCCCGGAGGTGTGAACAGCCCCGTGCGGGCGTTTAAGGCTGTGGGCGGGCAACCGGTGGTGATCGAGCGAGCCCACGGCTGTCGTCTTGACGACGTTGATGGCCATAGCTATATCGACTATGTCGGTTCCTGGGGGCCGATGATTGTCGGCCATGCCCACCCCGCCATCGTGAAGGCGATCCAGGAGGCGGCGGCGCTTGGGGTAAGCTACGGCGCGCCGACTCCATGGGAGGCGACACTCGCTCGAATGGTGGTCGAGGCAATT
It encodes:
- a CDS encoding ankyrin repeat domain-containing protein, with product MSDDVNAADKHGITVLMKACQDGRPEAVQALIAQGAQVNARDEYGWSALMRASLRGRLEVVQALLAAGAYVHVKSDGGWSALMRAALAGHLEVVQALLAAGADVNAQQDNGATALIWASQEGHREVVQALLAAGANVHAKTNKGVTASMIAFNRGEDEIVQILKEAGAKE
- a CDS encoding nitronate monooxygenase yields the protein MGAAVSNWRLANAVARTGQLGVVSGTGLDTVFVRRLQDGDCGGHMRRGMEQFPIRRAADEAMRRYYRPEGRAPGEPYTMLPLYRQVVAPARHELTMLAAFVEVFLAREGHDAPVGINLLTKIQLLTLPTLYGAMLAGVGYVLMGAGIPREIAGALDLLAGHHTARLRFDVEGLPSDAVEYLEFDPSAHWETPPAPLVRPKFFPIVASNSLATMLARKAIGHVDGFVIEGPTAGGHNAPPRGEPRFNERGEPIYGKCDEVDLAKIRNLGLPFWVAGGAGHPDRLVAARKAGAAGVQVGTLFAFCDESGLAEPIKRSVLAHAARGEVDVRTEPRASPTGFPIKVVEWAENPAVGVTRERVCDLGYLRVACMAADGKVDYRCPSEPEADYVKKGGKMEDTIGRQCLCNALLSVVGYPQTRDDGTVEPPIVTGGDDLITIGAFLRGRTSYTAADVVAYLLSDCHET
- the lptD gene encoding LPS assembly protein LptD → MPRYLLPVLLALFVLTLPCFMPAVSAQDTESRGLLDKINEIKSTVRVEANEIERRERDKFTIARGDVRIRMENRILNADEVELDQVQEIIRARGRVQLIDGASRLDGDRFEYHYRTNTGVMYQAKGAMPPATVFQGVEIHKEGDRRYRLIQGSFTSCRICQPEPGGVDWEIWAKEAVVEQDEYLEAKSASLWIRGIPSLYTPYITYPIGPRRTGLLIPRIGGGGKSGFTYKQPFFWAIDESQDLTLTGIYRTDRGAEGQATYRYVLGPEASGLVEGRVLQDRRSEDQSEVRASIIARHDQQWSPELSLKSDINYVSDRRIQRRFPETPPELRTSNLTNSRIFLTQIWSNYGLQFLVDDTRTLEPDITDSRLSRLPTLNFSAFPQHLFGSPILLETQLSGTYLQRKETTDSGRADLFPKLSLPWRLLPWATMTPSIGFRETAYTNRTDGVGGGTSRELFEARNELQARFLRGFEVASGRVDRVVHLLEPRISYWFINPVGQQRIPQFDNVDFVSPQNRVTYSLTNRLLAKLKEADGSIRTHELLSFSLSQSVNLNRRTRTFSDLFLNALTPERIDQAVREAKATSLGNGFTRVPERRLSNLVADLRASPLQNLAFYGVTAINTERNRVDGIEAGVRFAYPEYGRIDLAHTFIRGGDTADQPDSSPFHDRKTSGIIGRLLLTPLKNVAINYLGRYDPRRNQSLENNVVLSYATCCWMVGLHFVNRAEVPGIRGSENSVEFFLDLLTGGAPPPPERGAQYLRR
- the hemB gene encoding porphobilinogen synthase, whose translation is MYYPVFRPRRLRQNETLRRLVRETHLHRDDLIQPLFVVHGRGVRQEIPSMPGCYHLSVDELAKEAKEVAAMGIPGIILFGLPAAKDAVGSEAYAEDGVVQQAVRAVKDTVSDLLVITDVCLCEYTSHGHCGVVERGQVKNDPTLELLARTALSHAESGVDMVAPSDMMDGRVAAIRETLDEEGFENTPIMAYSAKYASAFYGPFREAAAAAPQFGDRRSYQMDPANSDEALREVGLDLEEGADIVMVKPALPYLDILWRVKEEFGGPVAAYHVSGEYAMLKAAGQLGWIDEERVLMETLTSIKRAGADLILTYAAKEAARLLENRP